A genomic region of Bernardetia sp. ABR2-2B contains the following coding sequences:
- a CDS encoding M42 family peptidase, whose protein sequence is MNKKSREFLFNYLNNSSPTGYEQSGQKIWLDYIKPYTDSYFTDTYGTAVAVINPKAKYKVVIEAHADEIAWTVHYITDDGYIYVVRNGGSDAVIAPSKRVNIYTDKGIVKGVFGWPAIHVRERGKADTLPEIENIFLDVGATSKKEVEELGIHVGCVATFEDELIDLNDKFWTGRALDNRIGGFMIAEVARRIHKNKDKLDFGLYIVNAVQEEVGLNGATMISRTIEADVAIVTDVCHDTASPMYNKIKQSDVRCGRGAVLTYAPAVQNNLLKHIIKAAEKNDIPFQRLASSRATGTDTDAFAYSGKGTASALISIPLKYMHTTVETASKKDVEAVIDLMYKSVISLKAGTDFRYIK, encoded by the coding sequence ATGAACAAAAAAAGTCGTGAATTTCTCTTCAATTATCTCAATAACTCTTCTCCAACAGGCTACGAACAGAGTGGTCAGAAAATTTGGTTAGATTATATAAAGCCTTATACAGATTCTTATTTCACAGATACATATGGAACGGCTGTGGCTGTTATTAACCCAAAAGCAAAATACAAAGTAGTCATTGAAGCACACGCTGACGAAATTGCGTGGACAGTTCATTATATTACAGATGATGGATATATTTATGTCGTCAGAAATGGTGGTTCGGATGCAGTTATTGCGCCTTCGAAGCGAGTAAATATTTATACAGATAAAGGAATTGTAAAAGGTGTTTTTGGTTGGCCTGCAATTCATGTACGTGAACGTGGAAAAGCTGATACGCTTCCAGAAATAGAAAATATTTTCTTAGATGTAGGAGCAACAAGCAAGAAAGAAGTCGAAGAGTTAGGAATCCACGTAGGCTGTGTAGCTACATTTGAAGACGAACTGATTGATTTGAATGATAAATTTTGGACTGGAAGAGCTTTAGATAATCGTATTGGAGGTTTTATGATCGCAGAAGTGGCACGTAGAATCCATAAAAACAAAGACAAATTAGATTTTGGTCTCTATATCGTAAATGCTGTTCAAGAAGAAGTGGGTTTGAATGGTGCAACGATGATTTCTCGTACTATTGAGGCTGATGTAGCGATTGTTACCGATGTTTGCCATGACACAGCTTCTCCAATGTATAACAAAATCAAACAAAGTGATGTTCGTTGTGGTCGTGGTGCAGTCTTAACGTATGCACCTGCTGTTCAGAACAATCTTTTGAAGCATATTATCAAAGCTGCCGAGAAAAATGATATTCCGTTTCAACGTTTGGCTTCTAGTCGTGCAACAGGAACAGATACTGATGCCTTTGCTTATTCTGGAAAAGGAACAGCTTCTGCTCTTATTTCTATTCCACTCAAATATATGCACACAACAGTAGAAACGGCTTCTAAAAAAGATGTAGAAGCAGTAATTGATTTGATGTACAAGAGTGTAATTAGCCTAAAAGCAGGAACAGATTTTAGATATATAAAGTAG
- a CDS encoding YraN family protein: MKEKPKLTQKQTTGKKGEELALQFLIENKFEKLATNYRAGKGNGIGSNGEIDIIVKKANVIHFIEVKTRKNDNFGNPEEFVSEAQAKKISQTAELFLEKWEEENNQESTHGFKGFIQFDIISILLEKDILKEILHLEDAF; encoded by the coding sequence ATGAAAGAAAAACCTAAACTTACTCAAAAACAGACCACAGGCAAAAAAGGAGAAGAACTAGCATTACAGTTTTTGATAGAAAACAAATTTGAAAAGTTAGCGACAAATTATAGAGCAGGGAAAGGAAACGGAATAGGAAGTAATGGCGAAATCGATATTATAGTAAAGAAAGCAAATGTCATTCATTTTATAGAAGTAAAGACAAGAAAAAACGATAATTTTGGCAATCCAGAAGAGTTTGTAAGTGAAGCCCAAGCAAAGAAAATATCTCAAACAGCCGAATTATTTTTAGAGAAATGGGAAGAAGAAAACAATCAAGAATCTACTCATGGATTTAAGGGTTTTATTCAGTTCGACATAATTTCGATTCTTCTTGAAAAGGATATTTTGAAAGAAATTTTACATTTAGAAGATGCTTTTTAA
- the murI gene encoding glutamate racemase, whose protein sequence is MSKNDEPTPSNSLKMYLQENKNTNPIGIFDSGIGGLTVAYAVKELLPHEQIIYFGDTAHLPYGEKSMAALQAYSIKAVDFLLKHHCKIILFACNSASSAAFELIKEYTATKAKVIDVIQPVVNYVATNFEGKNIGLIGTRQTINSNTYLQKIDKTDKNINLSSVATPLLASMIEEGFFNNTISKSVIAEYLSDESLQNIEGLILGCTHYPLIKKDIDLFFKENFSQKVEIIDGSFIVAEEVRIFLEQNNLLNPYSTKEDIFYVSDLTKSFEETTKIFFRKTVELELYKLWE, encoded by the coding sequence ATGTCTAAAAACGACGAACCAACTCCTTCAAACTCTCTCAAGATGTATCTTCAAGAAAACAAGAATACAAATCCAATTGGTATTTTTGATAGTGGAATTGGTGGACTTACAGTAGCGTATGCTGTCAAAGAGCTTTTGCCACACGAACAGATTATCTATTTCGGAGATACAGCGCATTTGCCTTACGGAGAAAAATCTATGGCAGCTTTACAGGCTTATTCTATCAAAGCCGTTGATTTTCTTTTAAAACATCATTGTAAAATAATTCTTTTTGCTTGTAATTCGGCTTCTTCGGCAGCTTTCGAACTTATAAAAGAATATACAGCAACAAAAGCAAAGGTAATCGATGTTATTCAGCCTGTCGTAAATTATGTAGCAACTAACTTTGAAGGAAAAAATATTGGTTTGATAGGAACACGTCAGACCATTAACTCAAATACCTACCTTCAAAAAATAGACAAAACAGACAAAAATATTAATCTTTCATCTGTTGCGACACCTCTTTTAGCTTCAATGATTGAAGAAGGGTTTTTTAATAATACGATTAGTAAGTCAGTTATTGCAGAATATTTGTCTGATGAATCTTTACAGAATATTGAAGGTCTGATTTTGGGTTGTACACATTATCCACTCATTAAAAAAGATATTGATTTATTTTTTAAAGAAAATTTTTCTCAAAAAGTAGAAATTATAGATGGTTCTTTTATTGTCGCAGAAGAAGTTCGTATCTTTTTAGAACAAAATAATTTATTGAATCCTTATTCTACCAAAGAAGATATTTTTTATGTTTCTGACCTTACTAAATCGTTCGAAGAAACGACAAAGATATTTTTCAGAAAAACGGTGGAATTAGAGTTGTATAAACTTTGGGAGTAA